One Candidatus Omnitrophota bacterium genomic window, GATAAGCGTTCATCCAACCTTCTATGTCTTTAATCTGTGACTCCTTAAAGTCGGCGATATCCGTGCCTTTGGGGATAAATCTACGGATCATCCGGTTGTGATTCTCATTCGTGCCGCGTTCCCAAGAACTAAATGAATGAGCAAAGTAGATTGTTGTTCTGCGTCTTTTATCAAAAATGCTGATTTCCAGCGATCTCCAGTCTAAAAATTCAGCACCATTATCAAAGGTTATAGACTTAAACTTACTTTTGAAGCCTTGGCTGTATTTACGCTCCAGTTCATCAATCGCTGCTTTTATCGCCTCCTGCGAAGCCTGCGCCACTTTTATAATAATTTCTTCGCGGCTCTTTCGCTCGGTCAGCGTGATAAGGCTAGTTTTTGATCTCCTGGGCCCTTTTATCGTATCGCCTTCCCAATGCCCATAATCACGGCGCTTTTCAACCGCCAAGGGCCGCTTCTCGATGCTTCGACACATCCGGTTCGTCCGACTCACCCTACCGACTGGACGATACTTTCGGCGTTTCTTGTTGCGCTTCTGCCATAAATCCTTATTGCTTATGCCCGAAAAAATCCCTTTATCTATATAGTTATACAACGTCTTTGTGCAGATCATTCCGGTAAACTTTCGTCCGCTAACCTTAATCTCACCGATAACCGCGTCAGGAGAGAATCGTTCATCTATCAGTTTCACCCGAATGTATTCTTCCAGTTCTTTATCTCTGCCGATCTTTAATGACCGTTCTTTGTTACGCCCTCGCTTTTCATACTCTGCCTGCCCTACATGAGCCCGATATGTTATTTTCTCTGACAAATCATACTGTAGCCGCGCTACTGCGCCTCGCCCGATCTCCCGGTATATCGTCGCTTTGTTCCGGCGAAGCAATTTTGCGATCTCTGCTACTTTTTTACGGTCTGCCAACAATACTTCAATCTTGTAACGCTCTGACTCCTTTAAATGCGCATACCTCTTCTTTGTGCTACAATAGTCTCGCTCCATAGATCTCCTGTTCTTTGTTTGTGTGAGAACTTACAAAGTAACAGTTTTTCTTTGATCTGTGGAGCTTTTTTTAACTCTTCTTGTCGCACTTCAGTTTACAATCTTTATTCTTGCTATTATACTGAGCAATACTTTAAAATCTTTGACGGTTAATTCATCTGCTACCTTCAACCCGCAATCATATCGCAAAAAATGATGGAGTCTGATTATTCTTTTTGTTTCCGTAATCAAAGATTTTGGAACTTTTCTATATCTC contains:
- a CDS encoding IS30 family transposase, with the protein product MERDYCSTKKRYAHLKESERYKIEVLLADRKKVAEIAKLLRRNKATIYREIGRGAVARLQYDLSEKITYRAHVGQAEYEKRGRNKERSLKIGRDKELEEYIRVKLIDERFSPDAVIGEIKVSGRKFTGMICTKTLYNYIDKGIFSGISNKDLWQKRNKKRRKYRPVGRVSRTNRMCRSIEKRPLAVEKRRDYGHWEGDTIKGPRRSKTSLITLTERKSREEIIIKVAQASQEAIKAAIDELERKYSQGFKSKFKSITFDNGAEFLDWRSLEISIFDKRRRTTIYFAHSFSSWERGTNENHNRMIRRFIPKGTDIADFKESQIKDIEGWMNAYPRKILAYKTPKQVAAEYLQSNSFDRELKFCRN